The following are encoded in a window of Labeo rohita strain BAU-BD-2019 unplaced genomic scaffold, IGBB_LRoh.1.0 scaffold_132, whole genome shotgun sequence genomic DNA:
- the LOC127158058 gene encoding polymeric immunoglobulin receptor isoform X2, giving the protein MAAFAKTSIFYISVGFWLILGVECYGGWSNHMLTVQTGGSVTIPCHYDKKYTQQKKYWYSEIDKSKTYTNTTEENLSVIDHPDQSLFTVTMRNLQNKHNGTYYCTVETGEQPSTTVTYEPHLNIQSVPDVSVVNSSVSGHEGGDISVQCLYSSGYQNKVKQWCRYKDQSCYTVGRTDTSQNPSVQISDDGRRSFTVLMTGLRLTDSGWYWCSVGDSLNPVHLTVTEAEPGTVKVTNNKLLTVWLPVSAVLLLLLILVGVFTWRWRQRPKQDKPQIRERNGSTTDIIYSKPEDPVIYSTINDENPNDPSKDITTYSTIDHVPGSEANPPAGGTIYSTVAPH; this is encoded by the exons ATGGCTGCATTCGCAAAGACGAGTATATTCTACATTTCAGTCGggttttggctcattttag GTGTTGAATGCTACGGTggttggtcaaaccatatgttAACTGTTCAGACTGGAGGATCTGTCACCATCCCATGTCATTATGACAAGAAATACACACAGCAGAAGAAATACTGGTACTCAGAAATTGATAAAtctaaaacatacacaaacacaacagaGGAGAATCTGTCAGTAATTGATCATCCTGATCAGAGTCTCTTTACTGTGACTATGAGAAAcctgcagaacaaacacaaTGGAACTTATTATTGTACTGTGGAGACTGGAGAACAACCATCGACAACTGTCACATATGAGCCTCATCTCAACATTCAATCTG ttcCTGATGTGTCTGTGGTGAACAGCAGTGTATCTGGACATGAAGGTGGTGATATCAGTGTTCAGTGTCTCTACAGTTCTGGATATCAGAATAAAGTCAAACAGTGGTGCAGATATAAAGATCAGAGCTGTTACACAGTGGGGAGGACTGACACATCCCAGAATCCATCAGTCCAGATCAGTGATGATGGGAGAAGATCCTTCACTGTGCTGATGACTGGACTGAGACTGACTGATTCTGGCTGGTACTGGTGTTCTGTAGGAGATTCACTGAATCCTGTTCATCTCACTGTAACCGAGGCAGAACCAGGCACAGTGAAAGTCAC AAATAATAAACTCCTGACTGTGTGGCTTCCAGTTTCAGCTGTGCTTCTGCTGTTATTGATTCTGGTCGGTGTTTTCACCTGGAGATGGAGACAGAGACCCA agcAAGACAAACCCCAAATCAGAGAGAGAAATGGCAGCACCACTGACATA ATCTACTCTAAACCTGAAGATCCTGTGATATACAGCACTATAAATGATGAAAACCCAAAT GATCCCAGCAAGGACATAACCACCTACAGTACTATTGATCATGTTCCTGGGAGTGAAGCA AATCCTCCAGCAGGTGGAACAATATACAGCACTGTGGCTCCACACTGA